In the genome of Miscanthus floridulus cultivar M001 unplaced genomic scaffold, ASM1932011v1 fs_118_1, whole genome shotgun sequence, one region contains:
- the LOC136530390 gene encoding uncharacterized protein produces MAANKKTKVVLAQPAVGAPASRPPFFSRTPGPVRGAGDEAAYRASLRYRALLQDYQELIKETQAKKKRLHMERLRKQRLLAEVKFLRKRYKSMSENPSQTIVCRLRNPAMSSASWTAASAGDAQHQSVHAAGSSSRSQLVHRRHGGSPRASPVIDLNEACELGYEEMEIEEHHGYRAPVGFNKSKRYPMEGDAAAGPSQVRMPVFWDVQNPAGRSGKRKISWQDQLALRV; encoded by the exons atggcggccaatAAGAAGACCAAGGTCGTCTTGGCGCAGCCGGCGGTGGGGGCTCCGGCGTCGCGGCCGCCCTTCTTTTCTCGCACGCCCGGCCCGGTCCGCGGCGCCGGGGACGAGGCGGCGTACAGGGCCAGCCTCAGGTACCGCGCCCTCCTCCAGGACTACCAGGAGCTCATCAAG GAAACCCAAGCAAAGAAGAAAAGGTTGCACATGGAGAGGCTCAGGAAGCAGAGGCTTTTGGCTGAAGTCAA ATTCTTGCGGAAGAGATACAAATCCATGTCTGAAAACCCATCTCAGACAATTGTCTGTAGACTGAGGAATCCAGCAATGTCATCTGCATCCTGGACAGCTGCTTCGGCAGGTGACGCCCAGCACCAGTCGGTTCATGCTGCCGGGAGCTCCAGTAGAAGCCAGTTGGTGCACCGAAGGCACGGTGGTTCTCCAAGGGCATCTCCAGTGATTGACCTCAACGAGGCCTGTGAGCTG GGTTATGAGGAGATGGAAATCGAAGAGCACCATGGTTACAGGGCCCCTGTAGGCTTCAACAAGTCAAAGAGGTATCCGATGGAAGGTGATGCTGCTGCCGGCCCAAGCCAGGTGAGAATGCCTGTGTTCTGGGATGTCCAGAACCCAGCAGGGCGATCTGGGAAGAGGAAGATCTCATGGCAGGATCAGTTGGCCCTGAGAGTATAG